A genome region from Maridesulfovibrio salexigens DSM 2638 includes the following:
- a CDS encoding response regulator, producing MMKKILCVDDEPNNLQVLRQILKEHYQLIFAPNGTRALDAAAKHMPDMVLLDIMMPDISGYEVCEKLKADPRTKDITIIFVTAMSEVKDEAYGFDVGAVDYIQKPVSGAVVLRRVQTHLNLVRVQELEKSQRDAIFMLGEAGHYNDNDTGVHIWRMSAFARALAERAGWPAYMAERLELASAMHDTGKIGIPDSILKAPRKLTSEEWKVMQTHTEIGHRILSMSNSPIFTMAAGISLNHHEKWDGSGYPNGISGEDIPESARIVAIADVFDALTMKRPYKKAWSFEEARDEILKGAGGHFDPTLIELFESISSQFYEIKNKWDKTESLISEGKIN from the coding sequence ATGATGAAAAAAATCCTATGTGTTGATGATGAACCAAACAATCTTCAGGTGCTTCGTCAAATTTTAAAGGAACATTATCAGCTTATCTTTGCTCCCAATGGTACAAGGGCCTTAGACGCGGCCGCAAAGCATATGCCGGATATGGTGTTGCTTGACATTATGATGCCGGACATAAGCGGATATGAAGTTTGTGAGAAGCTCAAGGCTGACCCGCGCACCAAGGATATCACTATTATCTTCGTTACTGCCATGAGTGAAGTTAAGGATGAAGCTTATGGTTTTGATGTAGGGGCAGTGGATTATATTCAGAAACCTGTTTCCGGGGCAGTGGTCCTTCGTCGGGTGCAAACTCATTTGAATCTTGTTCGGGTACAGGAGCTTGAAAAAAGTCAGCGGGATGCCATATTCATGTTAGGTGAAGCTGGTCACTATAATGACAACGATACCGGGGTTCATATCTGGCGCATGTCCGCTTTTGCGCGAGCTTTGGCTGAAAGAGCTGGGTGGCCAGCATATATGGCAGAACGGTTGGAACTAGCTTCAGCTATGCATGATACTGGCAAGATTGGTATCCCTGATTCTATTCTTAAAGCTCCCCGTAAGTTAACTTCTGAAGAATGGAAGGTGATGCAAACTCATACCGAAATTGGGCACCGTATTCTGAGTATGAGTAATTCTCCTATTTTTACCATGGCAGCAGGTATTTCACTTAATCACCATGAAAAATGGGATGGGAGTGGGTATCCGAATGGAATTTCCGGAGAAGATATTCCTGAGTCTGCACGAATTGTTGCGATTGCGGATGTCTTTGATGCCCTAACCATGAAAAGACCGTACAAGAAAGCGTGGAGTTTCGAAGAGGCTAGAGATGAAATTTTAAAAGGGGCTGGAGGACATTTTGATCCGACACTGATTGAATTGTTTGAAAGTATTAGTTCGCAGTTTTATGAAATCAAGAATAAGTGGGATAAGACTGAAAGCTTGATTTCTGAAGGGAAAATTAATTGA
- a CDS encoding type 1 glutamine amidotransferase encodes MKNKRVLVLNILGETAFKISFDNRVAEVFQSLGITYDTVYLADIADVSEIESYTHLLISGSEASVTEEHCWDSSLDSIIRSFIATEKSILGLCFGHQFLIRHILGKDHVRKSQTPEVGWTDISISGNPIFSGAPTLKSAVLHFDEICDLDERFEIIAKSNRCDIQGFQMKGKHIWGLQFHPDFMYEDIDKFTGIMRDNVTNFEEIHCQTPVSCTEFAKNDEIFKNWIEIS; translated from the coding sequence ATGAAGAATAAACGAGTGCTGGTTCTCAACATCCTTGGTGAAACAGCTTTCAAAATTAGTTTTGACAATAGGGTAGCCGAGGTATTTCAATCTCTAGGCATTACTTATGACACCGTATATCTGGCAGACATTGCGGATGTCTCTGAAATTGAAAGCTATACCCACCTGCTGATTTCCGGATCTGAAGCAAGCGTAACCGAAGAACACTGCTGGGATTCCTCCTTAGATTCAATTATTCGCAGCTTTATTGCGACAGAGAAATCGATCCTCGGGCTATGCTTCGGGCACCAGTTTTTAATCAGGCATATTCTCGGCAAAGACCATGTGCGGAAATCACAAACCCCGGAAGTAGGCTGGACCGACATCTCCATATCCGGCAACCCGATTTTCAGCGGGGCCCCCACCTTGAAATCAGCAGTTCTTCATTTTGATGAAATCTGCGATTTGGATGAGCGGTTCGAAATCATCGCAAAATCAAACCGTTGTGATATTCAAGGCTTTCAAATGAAAGGCAAGCACATCTGGGGGTTACAGTTCCATCCTGACTTTATGTATGAAGATATTGATAAATTTACCGGAATAATGCGGGATAACGTTACTAATTTTGAAGAAATTCACTGCCAGACACCTGTATCCTGCACTGAATTCGCGAAGAATGATGAGATCTTTAAAAACTGGATTGAAATATCTTAG
- a CDS encoding DUF2087 domain-containing protein, translated as MSRTLLPLIINDVSALSRNLRRQLEDAERIPSHVEMLNLLAKAGGYKNFQHLKATQAIPRKQETTPLDLKRVQKAVRYFDLNGRLQRWPKKHNQRVLCLWVLWSRLAARTALTELELDEQLILNHSFCDHTMLRRWLVDEGLISRTPDGREYKRVESRPPLEAVELIRQINQ; from the coding sequence ATGTCACGAACACTACTCCCACTCATCATTAACGATGTTTCCGCTTTGTCGCGCAATCTGCGCAGACAGCTGGAAGATGCTGAACGCATTCCCAGTCACGTGGAAATGCTAAATCTGCTGGCTAAAGCCGGAGGTTACAAAAACTTTCAGCACCTCAAAGCCACACAAGCTATACCCCGAAAACAGGAAACAACGCCCCTCGACTTGAAGCGGGTGCAAAAGGCCGTTCGCTACTTCGACCTTAACGGAAGGCTTCAACGCTGGCCGAAGAAACATAATCAACGTGTTCTCTGCCTATGGGTACTTTGGTCCCGTCTGGCAGCCCGCACTGCTCTGACAGAGCTTGAATTGGATGAACAATTGATTCTGAACCATTCATTCTGCGACCACACCATGCTGCGTCGCTGGCTGGTGGATGAAGGGCTGATTTCAAGAACTCCTGACGGGAGAGAATACAAGCGAGTAGAATCTCGTCCTCCGCTGGAAGCTGTGGAACTGATCAGACAGATCAATCAATAA
- a CDS encoding class I SAM-dependent methyltransferase: MSDKAEKFSNKMCDILNYGALNLAMGIGYEAGLFEALADMDAPSSCSAIAEKGRVSERYLREWLGVMVCGGIVEVRSDAQGRELFELPKDYIPFLCRSGGNSNLGVYTQEIPLLTDCARTGVLDGMKSGAGIPYERYPRFYSFMEQLADAKHRDVLVQTFLPSVLGGEMVRRMEDGISVCDIGCAEGVALEVMAQAFPASQFTGIDISEESLGNGRKRVAKLGLKNILFQFQDAAGDNAEPEQFDYITAFDSIHDQTRPFEALCNIHKMLKPDGVFSMIDIKASSSVGGNMGHPMGSFLYTVSLMHCMPVGLVDGGTGLGMMWGREKAVSMCKEAGFRRVEVNDIPEDGFNSHYLCFK, encoded by the coding sequence ATGAGTGATAAGGCTGAAAAATTCAGCAACAAAATGTGCGATATATTGAATTATGGGGCTCTCAACCTGGCTATGGGTATCGGCTATGAGGCAGGTTTGTTTGAAGCACTTGCCGATATGGATGCTCCGTCATCTTGTTCGGCTATTGCGGAAAAGGGCAGAGTAAGCGAACGGTATCTGCGTGAGTGGTTGGGAGTAATGGTTTGCGGAGGCATTGTCGAGGTGCGTTCCGATGCTCAAGGGCGGGAATTATTTGAACTGCCTAAGGATTATATCCCGTTTCTTTGTCGCTCCGGTGGAAATTCAAATCTCGGGGTTTATACGCAGGAGATTCCTTTGCTTACTGATTGCGCAAGGACGGGGGTGCTTGATGGTATGAAGAGCGGTGCTGGGATACCCTATGAGCGATATCCGAGATTTTATTCGTTCATGGAGCAGTTGGCTGACGCCAAGCATCGTGATGTGCTTGTACAGACCTTTCTACCATCAGTGTTGGGTGGCGAGATGGTCCGGCGTATGGAAGATGGCATTTCAGTATGCGATATCGGCTGTGCGGAAGGAGTGGCTCTTGAGGTAATGGCGCAGGCTTTCCCTGCTTCGCAATTTACAGGCATTGATATTTCGGAAGAGTCGCTTGGTAACGGGCGTAAGCGGGTTGCGAAACTGGGGCTGAAAAATATTTTGTTCCAGTTTCAGGATGCTGCCGGTGATAATGCTGAGCCGGAGCAATTTGATTACATCACCGCCTTTGATTCCATTCATGATCAGACCCGTCCCTTCGAGGCATTGTGCAATATCCATAAGATGCTCAAACCCGATGGGGTCTTCTCCATGATCGATATCAAGGCAAGTTCTTCGGTCGGTGGAAATATGGGCCATCCCATGGGATCATTTCTTTATACGGTCAGCCTGATGCATTGCATGCCGGTCGGTTTGGTGGACGGAGGAACCGGGTTGGGCATGATGTGGGGCCGGGAAAAAGCTGTCTCTATGTGCAAGGAGGCCGGATTCAGGCGGGTAGAGGTGAATGATATCCCTGAAGACGGTTTTAACAGCCACTATCTTTGTTTTAAATAA
- a CDS encoding arylamine N-acetyltransferase family protein, whose translation MDSFNFDLGLYRERLHLSDNISNTAQGLRVLQQTQLYSIPIENFDIQLGRGIDLDPSFIFEKLVCSPRGGYCFEVNSLFLMALQALGFEARPLLGRVHLTGEPSGRGHQISLVKIGGRNWIADVGFGKDTPLGPLLLELGVVQEFSGQSFRLIDGGRFGTMVQKLEGEQWKNLYSFDMEYVCKADIAYGNHYTSTSPHSFFTTSRFAVKPFEEGWAVLFNYRLKLIQKDDVQELYLPEGQGYLDILKKYFGIELDADYGELKPVSRDKEDS comes from the coding sequence GTGGACTCTTTTAATTTCGATTTAGGCTTATATCGTGAACGTCTGCATCTATCAGATAATATTTCAAATACAGCTCAAGGGTTACGAGTTCTGCAGCAGACGCAACTATACTCTATTCCGATAGAGAATTTCGATATTCAGTTGGGCCGCGGTATTGACCTTGATCCTTCGTTTATTTTTGAAAAATTGGTGTGCAGTCCGCGGGGCGGATATTGTTTTGAGGTAAATAGTTTGTTTCTCATGGCACTTCAGGCTTTGGGCTTTGAGGCCCGTCCGCTTCTGGGAAGAGTGCACTTGACGGGGGAACCTTCCGGTCGCGGGCATCAAATATCTCTTGTTAAAATTGGTGGGCGTAATTGGATTGCCGATGTGGGGTTTGGAAAGGATACTCCGCTTGGTCCTTTGCTTCTGGAGTTGGGGGTGGTGCAGGAGTTTAGCGGGCAGTCATTCCGTTTGATAGATGGAGGCCGGTTCGGGACAATGGTGCAAAAGCTTGAAGGGGAACAGTGGAAAAATCTATATAGCTTTGACATGGAATATGTCTGCAAGGCTGATATAGCCTACGGAAATCATTATACATCAACAAGCCCGCATTCTTTTTTCACTACATCACGTTTCGCTGTTAAGCCGTTTGAAGAAGGTTGGGCTGTTTTATTCAATTACAGGCTTAAATTGATTCAGAAGGATGACGTGCAAGAGTTATATCTTCCGGAAGGGCAGGGGTATCTGGACATTCTGAAAAAGTACTTCGGGATAGAGCTGGATGCCGACTATGGGGAATTGAAGCCTGTTTCAAGGGATAAGGAAGACAGCTAA
- a CDS encoding GNAT family N-acetyltransferase, whose translation MTLLHSDTPLSSGPVHLHLEKTVPVPPDGELVPFFHFKILNAEKNVVGHINFRIGNTRHILKCAGHVGYEILPEHRGNSLSYHACLALRKFITCFYSSIILTVNPENEASIRIIEKLGATFKSMEEVHPNDPAYKSGARKKQCYVWIPDKS comes from the coding sequence ATGACACTTCTTCACTCAGACACCCCACTAAGCTCAGGACCGGTTCACCTGCACCTTGAGAAAACCGTCCCGGTTCCACCGGATGGCGAACTAGTTCCTTTTTTCCACTTTAAAATCCTTAATGCCGAAAAAAACGTTGTCGGACATATTAATTTTCGCATTGGCAACACCCGCCATATCCTGAAATGTGCTGGGCATGTCGGCTATGAAATTCTTCCTGAACACCGGGGAAATTCACTGAGCTACCATGCCTGTCTAGCACTCAGAAAATTCATAACCTGCTTTTACAGCAGTATCATCCTTACTGTTAATCCTGAAAACGAAGCATCAATCAGGATAATCGAAAAACTTGGAGCAACTTTCAAATCTATGGAAGAAGTCCACCCTAACGATCCTGCGTATAAAAGCGGTGCCAGAAAGAAGCAGTGCTACGTTTGGATACCAGATAAAAGTTGA
- a CDS encoding CgeB family protein, translating into MKDKFNICIVGPFGAGVAALKQLGHAVLSVPQGEELFCNLPDILEKNSFSPDLVLQVECLGKRTLIQGLDTLDCPTLFWATDPHLNLHWHNTYGRLFDQVLSTQQSLVLPFKLEGLSDVRWLPRFAFDLASPPITSRKNEIAFVGRLSDQRPGRKWMVDFIKSRVGERPFPIEQSLSHSEMLALYQDTKIIPNESILGEVNFRLFEGTSCGSLLLTQDLGEEQASLFDPGREIDTYADAAEFEEKLKFYLGNDDLIQKMGQAAHKRVQSEHLPIHRAEQILDFAKDTARNRATFSEAEKWLAVTIASMWESGMLDLPVREVLSRLAASSQDENVVVATLRVQTVINANSVVEENLLNLLGGKLFEDSFGVNFTGSAAALRLGNWDAAKAFWYRHLKSINNTKLPPKEPKDLLICWAKELKKHQRVFRGGFPFKSKTHLPHTALDCLLTIYDNDPQDAEVLRLIDVMLRPRKELDQVRGGFLASLVAQNSSDWRLFFEQALTNLHSYRLDDGMQKLVLARELASERGQERAFSMALRGRDESGLIIKRLLDC; encoded by the coding sequence GTGAAGGATAAATTCAATATTTGTATTGTAGGGCCGTTTGGCGCAGGAGTAGCCGCTTTAAAGCAATTGGGGCATGCCGTACTTAGCGTTCCGCAGGGCGAAGAGCTCTTTTGTAATCTACCTGATATTCTAGAAAAGAATTCTTTCAGTCCGGACTTGGTGTTGCAGGTTGAATGTCTTGGTAAACGGACTTTGATCCAAGGTTTGGATACCCTTGATTGCCCAACTCTTTTCTGGGCTACTGATCCGCATCTGAATTTACACTGGCACAATACATATGGACGACTGTTTGATCAGGTTTTGTCTACCCAGCAATCATTAGTTCTACCATTCAAGCTTGAAGGGCTTTCCGATGTCCGCTGGCTACCAAGATTTGCGTTTGATTTGGCTTCACCTCCCATTACCTCCCGTAAGAATGAAATAGCTTTCGTGGGCAGGTTGAGCGATCAGCGTCCGGGCCGTAAATGGATGGTCGATTTTATCAAGAGCAGGGTCGGGGAGCGTCCTTTTCCTATCGAACAGTCCCTGAGTCACAGTGAAATGCTGGCTTTGTATCAGGATACGAAAATCATTCCTAATGAATCGATTCTGGGAGAGGTTAATTTTCGGTTGTTCGAAGGAACTTCATGTGGCAGCCTGCTGCTTACTCAGGATCTTGGTGAGGAACAGGCTTCATTGTTTGATCCGGGACGGGAAATTGATACCTATGCGGATGCTGCGGAGTTCGAAGAAAAGCTGAAATTTTATCTAGGCAATGATGATCTGATCCAAAAAATGGGGCAGGCTGCACATAAGCGTGTTCAATCCGAGCATTTGCCAATCCACCGAGCCGAACAAATTTTGGATTTTGCTAAAGATACAGCTCGTAACAGAGCGACTTTTTCAGAAGCCGAAAAATGGCTGGCGGTAACAATTGCGTCCATGTGGGAGTCCGGCATGCTCGATTTGCCGGTCCGCGAGGTTCTTTCCCGGCTGGCCGCCTCAAGTCAGGATGAGAACGTGGTTGTTGCCACGCTTCGCGTGCAAACAGTTATCAATGCTAATTCGGTAGTGGAAGAAAATTTGCTGAACTTGCTCGGCGGGAAGTTGTTCGAAGATTCTTTTGGGGTAAATTTTACCGGTTCGGCAGCAGCATTGCGTCTTGGTAATTGGGATGCGGCAAAAGCTTTTTGGTACAGGCATCTGAAGTCCATAAACAATACCAAGTTACCGCCCAAGGAACCAAAGGATCTTTTAATCTGTTGGGCTAAAGAGCTTAAAAAGCATCAGCGTGTTTTTCGGGGAGGATTCCCTTTTAAATCCAAGACCCATCTGCCGCACACAGCTCTGGATTGTCTGCTGACTATTTATGATAATGATCCGCAAGATGCCGAGGTTCTGCGTCTTATTGATGTTATGTTACGTCCTCGCAAGGAATTGGATCAGGTTAGGGGTGGTTTTCTTGCCTCCCTTGTAGCTCAGAATTCCAGTGACTGGAGGCTGTTTTTTGAACAGGCATTGACCAATTTACATAGCTATCGTCTTGATGATGGTATGCAAAAGCTTGTGTTGGCGCGTGAGCTTGCCAGTGAGCGAGGTCAGGAAAGGGCTTTTAGCATGGCTTTGCGGGGACGTGATGAGTCCGGGTTGATTATTAAACGTTTGCTTGATTGTTAG
- a CDS encoding STAS/SEC14 domain-containing protein — MIEMIEIAPKVLGLRINGKINEEDMEKMLSVCKAKMKDEERIAVYVEVEEIGGISFNALIEDLKFALPNLKRFSKKAVVSDIKWHEPLIKVGDKLFPSIEVRHYNQDQRAEALKWVQE, encoded by the coding sequence ATGATTGAAATGATTGAAATCGCTCCCAAAGTGTTAGGACTCAGAATCAACGGTAAAATTAACGAAGAAGACATGGAGAAAATGCTCTCCGTTTGCAAAGCAAAGATGAAAGACGAAGAAAGAATCGCCGTCTATGTTGAAGTTGAAGAAATAGGTGGCATATCTTTCAATGCCCTGATTGAAGATTTGAAATTTGCCCTGCCCAACCTTAAGCGTTTTTCCAAGAAAGCTGTGGTTTCAGATATTAAATGGCATGAGCCGCTGATCAAAGTCGGCGACAAACTTTTTCCCTCAATTGAGGTCCGCCATTACAACCAGGATCAAAGAGCTGAAGCCCTTAAATGGGTACAGGAATAA
- a CDS encoding sensor histidine kinase encodes MTLPTDFAPAERTPLPELQELADIIKKNPMTAAFHAQPVPLLMINNCRQTVFCNSSFQSIAKSKSPYETVGLRPGEALGCIHSVAHEGGCGTSIFCRDCGAAASIIKSLEGKAHTEECHILRKSADFNEALDLQVFTSPFKYEEYELVIFTVLDISHEKRRKNLEHLFFHDVLNLATGLRYASQMLCRSSASDRIHEQCLKMDNTISQLTEEIQAQRDLGKAEEGKLKVAIRPTSSKGTLKKIWDMYSSHPLCADRQIHIEEFEDFYFNTDPTILIRSLGNMVKNALEASEAGETITLGCQKDGEQAHFWGHNNCFIPAKSQRQIFKRSFSTKGEGRGLGTYSMKLLIEKHLQGKVWFESTPEKGTVFSISIPMNEEQTTE; translated from the coding sequence ATGACTCTGCCCACTGATTTTGCACCAGCTGAAAGAACTCCCTTGCCTGAACTTCAGGAGCTGGCAGACATCATAAAAAAAAATCCAATGACAGCAGCATTTCATGCTCAGCCCGTCCCCTTGTTGATGATCAATAATTGCCGCCAGACGGTATTCTGCAACTCATCATTCCAATCAATAGCGAAAAGCAAAAGTCCATATGAAACAGTCGGCCTTAGACCGGGTGAGGCATTAGGCTGCATCCACTCTGTTGCGCATGAAGGGGGGTGCGGAACAAGCATATTCTGCCGTGACTGCGGGGCCGCAGCATCAATCATTAAATCCCTTGAAGGTAAAGCCCACACAGAGGAATGCCATATCTTAAGAAAATCCGCCGACTTCAATGAAGCATTAGATCTGCAGGTTTTCACATCTCCCTTCAAATATGAAGAATACGAACTTGTCATTTTTACAGTGCTCGATATCAGTCATGAAAAAAGAAGGAAGAACCTTGAGCATCTGTTTTTCCATGATGTTTTGAATCTCGCAACAGGACTCAGATATGCATCGCAAATGCTTTGCCGAAGCTCCGCATCAGACAGAATCCATGAGCAGTGTCTAAAAATGGACAACACTATTTCTCAGCTGACAGAAGAAATTCAAGCCCAGCGAGATCTCGGTAAGGCCGAAGAAGGAAAGCTTAAAGTCGCCATCAGGCCGACCTCCAGCAAAGGTACACTGAAAAAAATTTGGGATATGTACAGCAGCCACCCACTCTGCGCTGACCGCCAGATACACATAGAAGAATTTGAGGACTTCTATTTTAATACAGATCCTACAATTTTGATCAGGTCTTTAGGAAATATGGTCAAAAACGCACTTGAAGCTTCCGAAGCGGGAGAAACAATAACATTAGGCTGCCAAAAAGACGGTGAGCAAGCACACTTCTGGGGCCATAACAATTGTTTCATTCCTGCAAAAAGCCAGCGCCAAATTTTCAAACGCTCTTTTTCCACTAAAGGAGAAGGAAGAGGTCTGGGAACGTACAGTATGAAGCTGTTAATAGAAAAGCACCTGCAAGGGAAAGTGTGGTTTGAATCCACCCCTGAAAAGGGCACTGTTTTTTCAATATCAATTCCTATGAATGAGGAACAAACAACGGAGTAA